The Brachyhypopomus gauderio isolate BG-103 chromosome 7, BGAUD_0.2, whole genome shotgun sequence genome has a window encoding:
- the LOC143518339 gene encoding uncharacterized protein LOC143518339 has product MKMEESALLTELKVQGFLGPVVQNLMSVMDEHEASRNTESEDQLEKTEIYSRQIHQEIRLLQERIMKERIEMRKREGKELREKIIYGIDSVRKTEQAENLKRRVTDLQENENKYQQELQEEHNEERRKFLERLVQREHQQRETAEQELKSLHEERRLRVKNLRVEMESREKSSVEADAHLIKTILLEFQHHIQTLITQKWKDVDGRIDEKDREIATLRLNLSHLEEKHSQMEKDSKQKLEDIKKTLEEKDKQLREKDTSVIKQVQTIENQNKTIKNKNELLKEKETLLENTVREGETSKTKLETLGKELKEKERLLKENANTLQMKDKTIEEKETQLRNIKDELRQGRRTLEDNQREEEEKHSQLENMSKVLSERETLLENTVREGETSKHQLETLGKEIQEKNSQLQEMMILLEQQKTELAEKNKQFKEKDKQIEDKDRLLEERDRLIEKKDRLLEEKDRLLEEKDKQVKDKDRLLEERSRQLQERTDPDAPVPVRRRLGKQGDPPNMSGETQDSATPPRRRNSIEGLPPQMGGESSSPDSPVLVPVPELRLVLLGRTGCGKSAAGNTILGREERSQAATSTLPQQSESRQGEVAGRKVTVVDTADWFCPELSLEEVRQDVGLCVRLSAPGPHAFLLVIPVKQPAGEERGMLERMEKMFGERCWRNTMILFTVSEEEQNPEQFIQSGSQEVQTLVEKCGNRFHCLNIQESGDGSQISELLEKIEKMVEGNRERFYSSEIYLEAESLIREMRINILKESEENKANDEREMKEKLEKEMQDSLKKIEGVIQEHEGDIRQLNDRTTELERKMTEERDEEKKGELKRELDREVERRTEMEEKVKRLKEKREMERREMEDRHRQEMEEIRQTYEGEARVEAERNLMKIIMPELQRNILVSKSKMQEEFNRQMEEKDRELKTLRQRLSEVRETQSLREEVYQSAVLRITETERADTASGKDSQDGESGLLRWRFWKKDHH; this is encoded by the exons ATGAAAATGGAGGAATCTGCTCTGCTGACTG AGTTGAAGGTTCAAGGTTTTCTTGGGCCTGTAGTGCAGAACTTAATGTCTGTAATGGATGAACATGAAGCCTCGAGGAACACTGAGAGTGAAGATCAGCTGGAGAAGACAGAGATCTACAGCAGACAGATCCACCAGGAGATCAGACTCCTACAGGAAAGAATCATGAAAGAAAGAATAGAGATGAGAAAAAGGGAAGGAAAAGAACTTAGAGAAAAGATAATATATGGTATAGATTCTGTGAGGAAGACAGAACAGGCTGAGAATCTTAAGAGGAGAGTAACTGATCTTcaagaaaatgaaaataaataccAACAAGAGTTACAAGAGGAGCACAATGAGGAGAGAAGGAAATTCCTAGAGAGACTGGTGCAGAGAGAACATCAACAGAGGGAGACAGCAGAGCAGGAACTGAAGAGCCTCCATGAGGAGAGGAGGCTGAGGGTGAAGAACCTCAGAGTGGAGatggagagcagagagaagagttCAGTAGAGGCAGACGCACACCTCATTAAGACCATCCTGCTTGAGTTCCAGCACCACATTCAAACTCTTATCACACAGAAATGGAAAGACGTTGATGGTAGAATAgatgaaaaagacagagagatagcGACACTGAGACTAAATCTGTCACACCTGGAGGAGAAACACTCACAGATGGAGAAGGACAGTAAACAGAAACTAGAGGACATTAAAAAGACCTTAGAAGAGAAAGACAAACAACTAAGAGAAAAAGACACTTCAGTAATAAAGCAGGTGCAAACAATAGAGAACCAAAATAAAACCAtcaaaaataagaatgaactACTAAAGGAGAAAGAGACACTACTGGAGAACACagtcagagagggagaaaccaGTAAAACCAAACTGGAGACACTGGGAAAGGAActaaaggagaaagagagacttcTGAAAGAAAATGCAAATACACTTCAGATGAAGGACAAGACAATAGAAGAGAAGGAGACACAGCTCAGAAACATTAAAGATGAACTGAGACAAGGAAGAAGGACATTAGAGGACAatcagagagaggaggaggagaaacacTCACAACTGGAGAATATGAGCAAAGtgctgagtgagagagagacactactGGAGAACACagtcagagagggagaaacTAGTAAACACCAACTGGAGACACTGGGAAAGGAAATACAGGAGAAGAACAGCCAACTCCAGGAGATGATGATCCTACTGGAACAACAGAAAACTGAACTGGCAGAAAAGAACAAACAGTTTAAAGAGAAAGACAAACAGATTGAGGACAAAGACAGACTtctagaggagagagacagacttatAGAGAAGAAAGACAGACTTCTAGAGGAGAAAGATAGACTTCTAGAGGAGAAAGACAAGCAGGTTAAGGACAAAGACAGACTTCTAGAGGAGAGAAGCAGACAGCTGCAGGAGAGGACAGACCCAGATGCACCAGTCCCAGTCAGGAGAAGACTCGGCAAACAAGGGGACCCTCCAAACA TGAGTGGAGAGACGCAAGACTCAGCAACTCCACCCAGGAGGAGAAACAGTATTGAGGGACTTCCTCCACAGA TGGGTGGAGAGTCCTCTAGTCCAGACTCTCCAGTGCTGGTTCCTGTACCAGAACTCAGGCTGGTGCTGCTGGGGAGGACTGGGTGTGGGAAGAGTGcagcaggaaacaccatcctgggcagagaggagaggagccaggctgctacatctacactcccccagcagagtgagagcagacaggGGGAGGTGGCTGGGAGGAAGGTGACTGTGGTGGACACTGCTGACTGGTTCTGCCCTGAACTCTCTCtggaggaggtgagacaggacgTGGGACTCTGTGTCCGTCTATCTGCCCCAGGACCCCACGCCTTCCTCCTAGTCATACCAGTGAAGCAGcctgcaggagaggagagagggatgctgGAGAGAATGGAGAAGATGTTTGGAGAGAGATGTTGGAGGAACACCATGATCCTCTTCACTGTTAGTGAAGAAGAGCAAAACCCTGAACAGTTCATTCAGTCAGGAAGCCAAGAGGTCCAGACACTTGTGGAGAAATGtgggaacaggtttcactgtctcAACATTCAGGAGAGTGGGGATGGGTCTCAGATCtcagagctgctggagaagatagagaagatggtggaaggaaacagagagagattctACAGCAGTGAGATCTACCTGGAAGCAGAATCTCTGATCAGAGAAATGAGGATAAATATTCTTAAGGAAAGTGAAGAAAATAAAGCAAATGATGAAAGAGAAATGAAAGAGAAACTGGAAAAAGAGATGCAAGACTCTCTGAAAAAGATAGAGGGAGTGATACAAGAACACGAAGGAGATATCAGACAACTTAATGATCGAACAACCGAACTGGAGCGAAAGATGACGGAAGAAAGGGATGAAGAAAAAAAGGGAGAACTgaaacgagagctggacagagagGTAGAGCGAAGGACAGAAATGGAAGAAAAGGTGAAGAGACTGAAAGAAAAacgagagatggagaggagagagatggaggacagacacagacaggagatggaggagatcagGCAGACGTATGAAGGAGAGGCCAGGGTGGAGGCAGAGAGGAATCTCATGAAGATCATCATGCCTGAACTCCAGAGAAACATTTTGGTCTCAAAGTCCAAGATGCAGGAGGAGTTTAACAGGCAGATGgaggagaaggacagagagctGAAGACACTGAGACAGAGACTCTCAGAGGTCAGAGAAACTCAGTCACTCAGAGAGGAGGTTTACCAGTCAGCTGTGCTGAGAattacagagacagagagagcagacaCAGCATCAGGAAAAGACTCTCAAGATGGAGAGTCTGGATTGCTGAGATGGAGGTTCTGGAAGAAGGATcatcattaa